A DNA window from Sphingomonas changnyeongensis contains the following coding sequences:
- the ubiA gene encoding 4-hydroxybenzoate octaprenyltransferase, which yields MSTVLPDTEHRRLAASGRLRPYILLARLDRPIGWWLLFWPCAWGVALAGGAFSHLALLAWLLLGSVAMRGAGCVYNDIIDRDLDARVARTRGRPLAAGLVSLKAAWAWLLILCGIGLVVLVQLQPLAIVIALASLAPVAAYPFMKRITWWPQAWLGMVFSWGALVGWAATLGTLGWPAVALYLGTVAWVVGYDTIYALQDREDDALVGIRSSALALGGRVRAGIGFFYALALIGWAVAIWGVRAEPLALVALAPAALHLLWQVMALEPGDADDALGRFRSNRMAGLLVFLACLTVGTGAG from the coding sequence ATGTCCACCGTGCTTCCCGATACCGAACACCGGCGGCTCGCGGCGTCCGGCCGGCTGCGGCCCTATATCCTGCTCGCCCGGCTCGACCGGCCGATCGGCTGGTGGCTGCTGTTCTGGCCCTGTGCCTGGGGCGTGGCGCTGGCGGGCGGGGCGTTCAGCCATTTGGCGTTGCTGGCCTGGCTGCTGCTCGGATCGGTGGCGATGCGCGGCGCAGGCTGCGTCTATAACGACATCATCGACCGCGATCTCGATGCGCGGGTGGCGCGCACGCGCGGGCGGCCGCTCGCCGCCGGGCTGGTGTCGCTGAAGGCGGCCTGGGCCTGGCTGCTGATCCTGTGCGGGATCGGGCTCGTTGTGCTGGTGCAGCTGCAGCCGCTTGCCATCGTCATCGCGCTGGCGAGCCTCGCGCCGGTTGCCGCCTATCCGTTCATGAAGCGCATCACCTGGTGGCCCCAGGCCTGGCTGGGCATGGTGTTTTCCTGGGGCGCGCTGGTCGGCTGGGCGGCGACGTTGGGCACGCTCGGCTGGCCGGCGGTCGCGCTCTATCTGGGCACGGTTGCCTGGGTCGTCGGCTATGACACCATCTATGCGCTGCAGGACCGCGAGGATGACGCGCTGGTCGGCATCCGCTCGTCGGCGCTGGCGCTGGGCGGGCGGGTGCGCGCTGGCATCGGCTTTTTCTATGCGCTGGCGCTGATCGGCTGGGCTGTGGCGATCTGGGGGGTGCGTGCCGAGCCGCTCGCACTGGTCGCGCTGGCGCCGGCGGCGCTGCATCTGCTGTGGCAGGTGATGGCGCTCGAACCCGGCGATGCCGATGATGCGCTTGGCCGCTTCCGCTCGAACCGCATGGCGGGGCTGCTGGTCTTTCTTGCCTGTCTGACGGTCGGGACTGGCGCGGGCTGA
- a CDS encoding TldD/PmbA family protein has product MLSAEDAAARLQDLVAAARRAGADAADAIYHANRSTDVHVRLGRLENIDRSDGEEIGLRVFVGRRSASVSASDLAPARLDALAERAVAMAREAPEDLHAGLAPEDALMRDAAPDLDLHDGVDPEPAELRARALAAEEAARGVAGVSNSEGASASAGSSLVAIATSHGFAGGYRASAHSVSASMLAGEGGAKQRDGAWHWTRHLADLDPAEQIGRLAGERAVARLGAARLPSGAMPVVFDPRVGNSLIGHVLGAISGPAIARRTSFLLEMEGEHVLPRGLSVVDAPHRRRGLRSRPFDGEGLPTAERRIIDDGRLTGWLLDSASARQLGRAPTGHAVRGVGGPPGVGASNVDLLGGTLSRDELLAGITHGFYVTELIGQGVNGVTGDYSRGAGGFLIENGVLTRPVAEVTIAGNLRDMLANLTAADDLEHRYALNVPTLLVEGMTLAGG; this is encoded by the coding sequence ATGCTTTCTGCCGAAGATGCCGCCGCCCGCCTTCAGGATCTGGTCGCCGCCGCGCGCCGTGCCGGTGCCGATGCCGCCGATGCGATCTATCACGCCAACCGGTCGACCGACGTGCATGTCCGCCTTGGCCGGCTGGAGAATATCGACCGGTCGGACGGCGAGGAAATCGGGCTGAGGGTGTTTGTCGGGCGGCGCTCGGCCAGCGTCTCCGCCTCCGACCTTGCGCCCGCCCGGCTGGATGCGCTGGCCGAGCGGGCGGTGGCGATGGCGCGCGAGGCGCCCGAGGATCTCCATGCCGGGCTTGCGCCCGAGGACGCGCTGATGCGCGATGCTGCCCCCGATCTTGACCTGCATGACGGCGTCGATCCCGAACCGGCAGAGCTGCGTGCCCGCGCGCTTGCGGCCGAGGAGGCGGCGCGCGGCGTCGCCGGCGTGTCGAACAGCGAAGGGGCGAGCGCCAGCGCCGGATCCAGCCTGGTCGCCATCGCGACCAGCCACGGCTTTGCCGGCGGCTACCGCGCCAGCGCCCATTCGGTTTCGGCCTCGATGCTCGCCGGCGAGGGCGGGGCCAAGCAGCGCGACGGGGCGTGGCACTGGACCCGCCATCTGGCCGATCTGGACCCGGCCGAGCAGATAGGCCGGCTGGCGGGCGAGCGCGCGGTGGCGCGGCTGGGCGCGGCGCGGCTGCCGAGCGGCGCGATGCCGGTGGTGTTCGACCCCCGGGTCGGCAATAGCCTGATCGGCCATGTGCTGGGGGCGATTTCCGGCCCCGCCATCGCCCGGCGGACGAGCTTTTTGCTGGAAATGGAGGGCGAGCATGTGCTGCCGCGCGGCCTGTCGGTCGTCGATGCGCCGCACCGGCGGCGCGGCCTGCGCTCGCGCCCGTTCGACGGCGAGGGCCTGCCGACCGCCGAGAGGCGGATCATCGATGACGGGCGGCTGACCGGCTGGCTGCTCGACAGCGCATCGGCCCGCCAGCTTGGCCGTGCGCCGACCGGCCATGCGGTGCGCGGCGTCGGCGGCCCGCCGGGCGTGGGGGCGAGCAATGTCGATCTGCTGGGCGGCACGCTGTCGCGCGACGAGCTGCTGGCCGGCATCACCCACGGCTTTTACGTCACCGAGCTGATCGGCCAGGGCGTCAATGGCGTGACCGGCGATTACAGCCGCGGGGCGGGCGGTTTCCTGATCGAGAATGGCGTGCTGACCCGGCCCGTTGCAGAGGTGACGATTGCGGGCAATCTGCGCGACATGCTCGCCAATCTGACCGCTGCCGACGATCTTGAGCATCGCTACGCGCTCAACGTGCCGACGCTGCTGGTCGAGGGGATGACGCTCGCCGGTGGCTGA
- a CDS encoding 16S rRNA (uracil(1498)-N(3))-methyltransferase produces the protein MPATPAWPPRSAPRLFVDPPLAEGLELRIDGAQAHYLGGVMRMRPGGIVILCDDQTGEWAGEIVAQGKRDLTVRLIERLRPREPVPDIWLCAAPIKRGRIDWVVEKAAELGAARLMFVGTRRAVVDRLNLERLRAHMIEAAEQCARTALPELHDLTGLETLIGAWPADRHLFFADEEGGTPIAAAIAARPGPAAILIGPEGGFDPDERALIRAVPAAVPVSLGPRILRADTAAAAALSVWMAVAGDWVAK, from the coding sequence ATGCCCGCCACCCCCGCCTGGCCGCCCCGGTCCGCCCCGCGCCTGTTCGTCGATCCGCCGCTGGCCGAGGGGCTGGAGCTGCGCATCGACGGGGCGCAGGCCCATTATCTGGGCGGCGTGATGCGGATGCGCCCCGGCGGCATCGTCATCCTGTGCGACGACCAGACCGGCGAATGGGCGGGCGAGATCGTGGCGCAGGGCAAGCGCGACCTGACCGTGCGGCTGATCGAGCGGCTGCGCCCGCGCGAGCCGGTGCCCGACATCTGGCTGTGCGCCGCCCCGATCAAGCGCGGCCGCATCGACTGGGTCGTGGAAAAGGCCGCCGAACTGGGCGCGGCGCGGCTGATGTTCGTGGGCACGCGCCGCGCGGTCGTCGACCGGCTGAACCTTGAGCGGCTGCGCGCGCACATGATCGAGGCGGCCGAACAATGCGCGCGCACCGCCCTGCCCGAACTGCACGACCTGACCGGGCTGGAAACGCTGATCGGCGCATGGCCGGCGGACCGGCATCTGTTCTTCGCCGACGAAGAAGGCGGCACGCCGATCGCCGCCGCCATCGCCGCCCGGCCCGGCCCGGCGGCGATCCTGATCGGTCCCGAAGGCGGGTTCGATCCCGATGAACGCGCGCTCATCCGCGCTGTGCCCGCCGCAGTGCCGGTGTCGCTTGGCCCGCGCATCCTGCGTGCCGACACCGCGGCGGCCGCCGCCCTGTCCGTCTGGATGGCGGTCGCGGGCGATTGGGTAGCAAAATAA
- the nhaA gene encoding Na+/H+ antiporter NhaA, producing MALSRPASALRAFLATEAAGGYLLILAAALALIAANLPATADAYHHFVHAVTGPVLVPKLGPMTVHLWVNDGLMAIFFLLVGLEIKRELLDGQLARPADRVLPVIAAVAGMAAPAAIYLACAGPVAGLARGWAIPAATDIAFAIGVMALLGRRVPTSLKLFLTTVAIVDDMGAVAIIAAFYTESLDLGAAAAGLAVLGVMFALNRLGVRAVWPFLIGFAALWYAELVSGIHATVAGVLAALAVPIRVTPAAPDAEDSTLHRLEHALAPWVAFVIVPVFGFVNAGVALGAGTDVLAPLPLGIALGLFLGKQAGVFGAVWATVRLGLAPRPAGAGWVQIYGAALLCGIGFTMSLFIAGLAFPGDPARVDAAKIGVLAGSLLSALAGFAVLRLAARR from the coding sequence ATGGCCCTTTCCCGTCCCGCATCCGCCCTGCGTGCCTTCCTCGCGACCGAGGCGGCGGGCGGCTATCTGCTGATCCTGGCCGCCGCGCTCGCGCTCATCGCCGCCAATCTGCCGGCGACCGCCGACGCTTATCATCATTTCGTCCATGCGGTGACCGGGCCGGTGCTGGTGCCCAAGCTGGGGCCGATGACCGTGCATCTGTGGGTCAATGACGGGCTGATGGCGATTTTCTTCCTGCTCGTCGGGCTGGAGATCAAGCGCGAGCTGCTCGACGGCCAGCTGGCCCGCCCGGCGGACCGGGTGCTGCCGGTCATTGCCGCTGTCGCGGGCATGGCCGCGCCTGCGGCCATCTATCTGGCCTGTGCCGGGCCGGTGGCGGGGCTGGCCCGGGGCTGGGCGATCCCGGCGGCGACCGACATCGCCTTTGCGATCGGGGTGATGGCGCTGCTCGGCCGGCGGGTGCCGACCTCGCTCAAGCTGTTCCTGACGACGGTCGCGATCGTCGACGATATGGGGGCGGTCGCGATCATCGCGGCCTTTTACACCGAAAGTCTCGATCTGGGTGCGGCGGCGGCGGGGCTGGCCGTGCTGGGGGTGATGTTCGCGCTCAACCGGCTCGGGGTGCGCGCGGTCTGGCCCTTTCTGATCGGCTTTGCCGCGCTCTGGTATGCCGAACTGGTGTCGGGCATTCACGCGACGGTGGCGGGCGTGCTCGCCGCGCTCGCCGTGCCGATCCGCGTCACGCCCGCCGCGCCCGATGCCGAAGACTCGACGCTCCACCGGCTGGAACATGCGCTGGCGCCCTGGGTGGCGTTCGTGATCGTGCCGGTGTTCGGCTTTGTGAATGCCGGGGTCGCGCTTGGCGCGGGCACCGATGTGCTGGCGCCGCTGCCGCTTGGCATCGCGCTCGGCCTGTTTCTCGGCAAGCAGGCGGGGGTGTTCGGCGCGGTATGGGCGACGGTGCGGCTGGGGCTGGCCCCCCGCCCGGCGGGTGCGGGCTGGGTGCAGATCTATGGTGCGGCGCTGCTGTGCGGGATCGGCTTTACGATGAGCCTGTTCATCGCCGGCCTCGCCTTTCCCGGCGATCCGGCGCGGGTCGATGCGGCCAAGATCGGCGTGCTTGCCGGATCGCTTCTGTCGGCGCTGGCGGGCTTTGCCGTGCTGCGCCTCGCTGCCCGCCGCTGA
- the recQ gene encoding DNA helicase RecQ has translation MGDVQALLQSVFGFPGFRGVQGQVIDRVMAGRHTLAVMPTGAGKSLCYQLPAVARDGLCVVISPLIALMHDQLRSALAVGIRAATLTSADDNRRETIDRLRAGALDLLYVAPERAATPQFRELIAEARINLFAIDEAHCVSEWGHDFRPDYRLLRPLLDSFPHVPRLALTATADAHTRADILVQLGLPEDGMIIAGFDRPNIRYAISPRDGAARQIADLVRQTPGAGIVYAPSRAGTEKLAAQLAATGRPVRVYHAGLSPELRQANQAAFVASEDMVMVATIAFGMGIDKPDVRFVAHAALPRSIEAYYQETGRAGRDGAPAAAHLFWGAEDFVRARQRLDEVEPDRRASEQARLAALSGLVETGDCRRMVLLRHFGEQPAGPCGNCDNCLTPPARVDATELARKLLSAVFRTGQTYGAGYVEEILLGRSTARSQMNGHDSLSVFGIVDAADAPLIRPLTRALMLREALVTTEHGGLMLGAQARPILKGEQPVEIALPPRRTRKRGGAAVPAADDPLFEALRACRRALAAEAGVPPYVIFHDATLRDMAAARPDSLWAMGQITGVGARKLDAYGPAFLRAIAEHLSA, from the coding sequence ATGGGCGATGTTCAGGCGCTGCTGCAGTCGGTTTTCGGCTTTCCGGGCTTTCGCGGCGTTCAGGGGCAGGTGATCGACCGGGTGATGGCCGGCCGCCATACGCTGGCGGTCATGCCGACCGGGGCGGGCAAGTCACTCTGCTACCAGCTGCCGGCGGTGGCGCGTGATGGCCTGTGTGTCGTCATCTCGCCGCTGATCGCGCTGATGCATGACCAGCTGCGCTCGGCATTGGCGGTCGGCATCCGCGCGGCGACGCTGACCTCCGCCGACGACAATCGCCGCGAGACGATCGACCGGCTGCGCGCAGGCGCGCTCGACCTGCTCTATGTCGCGCCCGAACGCGCGGCGACGCCGCAGTTCCGCGAGCTGATCGCCGAGGCGCGGATCAACCTGTTCGCCATCGACGAGGCGCATTGCGTGTCCGAATGGGGGCATGATTTCCGCCCCGATTACCGGCTGCTGCGCCCGCTGCTCGACAGCTTCCCGCACGTGCCCCGGCTGGCGCTCACCGCCACCGCCGATGCGCATACCCGCGCCGACATTCTGGTCCAGCTCGGCCTGCCCGAAGACGGGATGATCATCGCCGGGTTCGACCGGCCCAATATCCGCTATGCCATCTCCCCGCGCGACGGCGCGGCGCGGCAGATCGCCGATCTGGTCCGCCAGACGCCGGGGGCGGGCATCGTCTATGCGCCCTCGCGCGCCGGCACCGAAAAGCTCGCCGCCCAGCTGGCGGCGACCGGGCGGCCGGTGCGCGTCTATCATGCCGGGCTGTCGCCCGAGCTGCGCCAGGCCAATCAGGCGGCGTTCGTCGCGTCCGAGGACATGGTGATGGTCGCGACCATCGCCTTCGGCATGGGGATCGACAAGCCCGATGTGCGTTTCGTCGCCCATGCCGCGCTGCCGCGTTCGATCGAGGCCTATTATCAGGAAACCGGCCGTGCCGGGCGCGACGGGGCACCGGCTGCCGCGCATCTGTTCTGGGGCGCGGAGGATTTCGTGCGCGCGCGCCAGCGGCTGGACGAGGTCGAGCCCGACCGGCGGGCGAGCGAACAGGCGCGGCTGGCGGCGCTCAGCGGTCTGGTCGAGACGGGCGACTGCCGGCGGATGGTGCTGCTGCGCCATTTCGGCGAGCAGCCGGCTGGCCCGTGCGGCAATTGCGACAATTGCCTGACCCCGCCGGCGCGCGTCGACGCGACCGAGCTGGCGCGCAAGCTGCTGTCGGCGGTGTTCCGCACCGGCCAGACCTATGGCGCGGGCTATGTCGAGGAAATCCTGCTCGGCCGCTCGACCGCGCGCAGCCAGATGAACGGCCATGACAGCCTGTCGGTGTTCGGCATCGTGGATGCCGCCGACGCGCCGCTGATCCGCCCGCTCACCCGCGCGCTGATGCTGCGCGAGGCGCTGGTGACGACCGAACATGGCGGGCTGATGCTGGGCGCGCAGGCCCGCCCGATCCTGAAGGGCGAACAGCCGGTCGAAATCGCACTGCCGCCGCGCCGGACGCGCAAGCGGGGCGGCGCAGCCGTGCCCGCAGCCGATGATCCGCTGTTCGAGGCGCTGCGCGCCTGCCGCCGCGCGCTTGCGGCCGAGGCGGGCGTGCCGCCCTATGTGATCTTCCATGACGCGACGCTGCGCGACATGGCCGCCGCGCGGCCCGACAGCCTGTGGGCCATGGGTCAGATCACCGGCGTCGGCGCGCGCAAGCTCGATGCCTATGGGCCGGCATTCCTGCGCGCGATCGCCGAGCATCTGTCGGCCTGA
- a CDS encoding sterol desaturase family protein, producing MAELPDPVDYAVPGFILLILAEMLVARARDRRRYCPRDTFTSLMLGFGSTVAGALSAGLVYSLAVAVHGLALFDIGFAWWAWILCFVLDDLAYYLFHRSAHRVRWFWASHVIHHSSQHYNLSTALRQTWTGFISLAFIFRLPLFLIGFPPEMVFFCAGLNLIYQFWIHTEMVGRMPRWFEAVMNTPSHHRVHHATNAAYLDRNYAGVFIIWDRMFGTFTAERDDLPPRYGLVKNLGRFNLIWAAFHEWVGIARDVARAPGWRARLLYAFGPPGWSHDGSRDTSETIREKEQRRVAWKSMTSSSSAADRAAAPSPAGWRPGGDTGSA from the coding sequence ATGGCTGAACTGCCCGATCCGGTCGATTATGCGGTGCCGGGCTTCATCCTGCTCATCCTTGCCGAAATGCTGGTCGCGCGCGCGCGCGACCGTCGCCGCTACTGCCCGCGCGATACCTTCACCTCGCTGATGCTGGGGTTCGGCTCGACGGTCGCCGGGGCGCTCAGCGCCGGGCTGGTCTACAGCCTTGCGGTCGCCGTCCACGGCCTTGCTCTGTTCGACATCGGCTTTGCCTGGTGGGCGTGGATCCTGTGCTTCGTGCTCGACGATCTGGCCTATTATCTCTTTCACCGCTCGGCCCACCGGGTGCGCTGGTTCTGGGCCAGCCATGTCATCCACCATTCGAGCCAGCATTATAATCTGTCGACCGCGCTGCGGCAGACCTGGACCGGGTTCATCAGCCTGGCCTTCATCTTCCGGCTGCCGCTGTTCCTGATCGGCTTTCCGCCCGAAATGGTGTTCTTCTGCGCCGGGCTCAACCTCATCTACCAGTTCTGGATCCATACCGAGATGGTCGGCCGGATGCCGCGCTGGTTCGAGGCGGTGATGAACACGCCGTCGCACCACCGCGTCCACCATGCGACCAACGCCGCCTATCTCGACCGCAATTATGCCGGCGTGTTCATCATCTGGGACCGGATGTTCGGCACGTTTACGGCGGAGCGTGACGATCTTCCGCCGCGCTACGGGCTGGTCAAGAATCTCGGGCGCTTCAACCTGATCTGGGCGGCCTTTCACGAATGGGTCGGCATCGCCCGCGACGTGGCGCGCGCCCCCGGCTGGCGGGCGCGCCTGCTCTATGCGTTCGGGCCGCCGGGCTGGAGCCATGACGGCAGCCGCGACACCAGCGAGACAATCAGAGAAAAAGAACAGAGGAGAGTGGCGTGGAAGAGTATGACATCATCGTCGTCGGCGGCGGATCGGGCGGCAGCGCCGTCGCCGGCCGGCTGGCGTCCGGGGGGCGATACCGGGTCTGCCTGA
- a CDS encoding PEPxxWA-CTERM sorting domain-containing protein: MKTSLFVAAALATVCASAASAGTIVFTGNTSGGPLWNRPIQGNPPTPPASGVGTAVAYRFHQFAVDANGAYSFQSTAVGGWDNYAFLYSNSFNPLTPFANVIVGNDDNPLIGLAGFTTNLTAGTTYFLVITGYENIDAGAYSAEIRGPGNIAAVPEPESWALMIGGFALAGGALRVRRSRIAYA; the protein is encoded by the coding sequence ATGAAGACCAGTCTGTTCGTGGCTGCTGCTCTTGCCACCGTCTGCGCATCTGCCGCGTCGGCCGGCACCATCGTGTTCACCGGCAACACCAGCGGCGGGCCGTTGTGGAACCGGCCGATCCAGGGCAATCCGCCGACGCCGCCGGCATCGGGGGTCGGCACGGCTGTTGCCTATCGTTTCCACCAGTTCGCCGTCGATGCGAACGGGGCCTACAGCTTCCAGTCCACCGCGGTCGGCGGCTGGGACAATTACGCCTTCCTCTATTCCAACAGCTTCAACCCGCTGACGCCCTTTGCCAATGTGATCGTCGGCAATGACGACAATCCCCTTATCGGCCTGGCGGGCTTCACCACCAATCTGACGGCGGGTACGACCTATTTCCTCGTCATCACTGGCTACGAAAACATCGATGCCGGCGCCTATTCGGCCGAAATCCGCGGCCCGGGCAACATTGCCGCCGTGCCCGAACCGGAAAGCTGGGCGCTGATGATCGGCGGCTTCGCGCTTGCCGGCGGCGCGCTGCGCGTCCGGCGGTCGCGCATCGCCTACGCCTGA
- a CDS encoding glutamate--cysteine ligase — MSTRDESSKDDPLIESRDQLVALFAGGEKPPADWRIGTEHEKFVYRRDGHAAPGYAEPGGIRDLLQGLTRFGWRPVMEGDHMIALRGADGTISLEPAGQLELSGAPLENLHQTCAETGRHLEQVKAVGDELGLGFLGLGMWPDKRRDELPVMPKGRYAIMLNHMPRVGSLGLDMMLRTCTIQVNLDYASEADMVRKFRVGLALQPLATALFANSPFTEGRPNGFLSYRSHIWSDTDPARTGMLPFVFEDGFGYERYADYALDVPMYFVFRDGRYIDAAGQSFRDFLRGELPALPGERPRLSDWADHLSTAFPEVRMKSFLEMRGADGGPWSRICALPAFWVGLLYDQTALDAAWDLVRPWSMAAREALRQDVPRLGLDAPLPGGGTLRDIAGEVLAIAEAGLNRRAARNSAGDTEAGFLAPLWDVVRSGKTPAERLLDLYHGDWGGDLSRVYREYSF, encoded by the coding sequence ATGAGCACGCGCGACGAGAGCAGCAAGGACGATCCCCTGATCGAATCGCGCGACCAGCTGGTCGCGCTGTTCGCGGGTGGCGAAAAGCCGCCCGCCGACTGGCGGATCGGGACCGAGCATGAAAAGTTCGTCTATCGCCGCGACGGCCATGCCGCACCCGGCTATGCCGAGCCGGGCGGCATCCGCGACCTGCTGCAGGGCCTGACCCGCTTTGGCTGGCGGCCGGTGATGGAAGGCGACCATATGATCGCGCTGCGCGGCGCGGACGGGACGATCAGCCTGGAACCGGCCGGCCAGCTGGAATTGTCGGGCGCGCCGCTTGAAAACCTGCACCAGACCTGCGCCGAGACCGGCCGCCATCTGGAACAGGTGAAGGCGGTGGGCGATGAGCTGGGGCTCGGTTTTCTGGGCCTTGGCATGTGGCCCGACAAACGCCGCGACGAGCTGCCGGTGATGCCCAAGGGCCGTTATGCGATCATGCTCAACCACATGCCGCGCGTCGGCAGCCTGGGGCTGGACATGATGCTGCGCACCTGCACCATCCAGGTCAATCTCGACTATGCGAGCGAGGCCGACATGGTGCGCAAGTTCCGCGTCGGGCTGGCGCTGCAGCCGCTGGCGACGGCGCTGTTCGCCAACTCTCCCTTCACCGAAGGGCGGCCGAACGGCTTCCTGTCCTATCGCAGCCATATCTGGTCGGATACCGATCCGGCGCGCACCGGCATGCTGCCCTTCGTGTTCGAGGACGGCTTCGGCTATGAACGCTATGCCGATTATGCGCTCGACGTGCCGATGTATTTCGTGTTCCGCGACGGCCGCTACATCGACGCCGCCGGGCAGAGCTTCCGCGATTTCCTGCGCGGCGAGCTGCCGGCGCTGCCCGGCGAACGGCCGCGCCTGTCGGACTGGGCGGACCATCTGTCGACCGCCTTTCCCGAAGTGCGGATGAAGAGCTTTCTGGAAATGCGCGGGGCCGATGGCGGGCCGTGGAGCCGGATCTGCGCGCTGCCCGCCTTCTGGGTCGGGCTGCTCTATGACCAGACCGCGCTTGATGCCGCCTGGGATCTGGTCCGCCCCTGGTCGATGGCCGCGCGCGAGGCGCTGCGCCAGGATGTGCCGCGGCTGGGGCTGGATGCGCCGCTGCCCGGCGGCGGCACGCTGCGCGACATTGCGGGCGAAGTGCTGGCGATCGCCGAGGCCGGGCTCAACCGCCGGGCGGCGCGCAACAGCGCCGGCGACACCGAGGCCGGGTTCCTCGCCCCGCTCTGGGATGTGGTGCGCAGCGGCAAGACGCCCGCCGAACGGCTGCTCGACCTGTATCATGGCGACTGGGGCGGCGACCTGAGCCGCGTCTACCGCGAATACAGCTTCTGA
- a CDS encoding TIGR01244 family sulfur transferase, with translation MIHRLDERMAVAPQIWPSELLPLSEQGFALIINNRPDDEEAGQPASVEVESAARVVGLGYRAIPVTHAGFSHAQIDAMVEALSAARGPVLAYCRSGTRSCFLWALARARMGDDPATLVEKAAAAGYDLRPIQAMIEALGAGR, from the coding sequence ATGATCCACCGTCTCGACGAACGCATGGCCGTGGCGCCGCAGATCTGGCCCTCCGAATTGCTCCCGCTTTCGGAACAGGGCTTTGCGCTCATCATCAACAACCGCCCCGATGACGAGGAGGCCGGCCAGCCCGCCTCGGTGGAGGTCGAGAGCGCGGCGCGCGTCGTCGGGCTTGGCTATCGTGCCATCCCCGTCACCCATGCCGGGTTCAGCCATGCGCAGATCGATGCGATGGTCGAAGCGCTGTCGGCGGCGCGCGGGCCGGTGCTTGCCTATTGCCGGTCGGGCACGCGCTCCTGCTTTCTCTGGGCGCTCGCCCGCGCCCGGATGGGCGACGATCCCGCCACGCTGGTCGAAAAGGCGGCCGCCGCCGGTTACGACCTGCGGCCGATCCAGGCGATGATCGAGGCGCTTGGCGCCGGGCGATGA
- a CDS encoding 3'(2'),5'-bisphosphate nucleotidase CysQ, with protein sequence MADRLIDAVAAIAGEAGALAIGRARAGFTTWEKAPGQPVCDVDLDVDALLKRRLSALDPEAGWLSEETADSADRLARPRTWMVDPIDGTRDFIRGRPGWAISIALVARGQAVLGVLAAPARGELWRAELGGGAWLNGRRLAVADRQALPGARVPADMLPADDADLVAVPRPNSIALRIAMIAAGEVDLVASLRWGREWDIAAAALIAGEAGAVVTDALGAPIGWNSPTAELFGVLAAVPGIHDAARARLSERAARAARRD encoded by the coding sequence GTGGCTGACCGGCTGATCGATGCGGTCGCCGCCATCGCGGGCGAGGCCGGGGCGCTGGCGATTGGCCGCGCCCGCGCCGGGTTCACGACATGGGAAAAGGCCCCAGGCCAGCCGGTGTGCGACGTCGATCTGGACGTCGATGCGCTGCTCAAGCGGCGCCTGTCGGCGCTTGATCCCGAGGCGGGCTGGCTGTCCGAGGAAACGGCTGACAGCGCCGACCGGCTGGCGCGGCCGCGCACCTGGATGGTCGATCCCATTGACGGCACGCGCGATTTCATCCGCGGGCGGCCGGGCTGGGCGATTTCGATCGCGCTTGTCGCGCGCGGGCAGGCGGTGCTGGGCGTGCTCGCGGCCCCGGCGCGCGGCGAGCTATGGCGGGCCGAACTGGGCGGCGGGGCGTGGCTGAACGGCCGGCGGCTGGCGGTTGCCGACCGGCAGGCGCTGCCCGGCGCGCGCGTGCCCGCCGACATGCTGCCCGCCGACGATGCCGATCTGGTTGCCGTGCCCCGGCCCAACTCGATCGCGCTCAGGATCGCGATGATCGCCGCCGGCGAGGTCGATCTGGTCGCAAGCCTGCGCTGGGGCCGGGAATGGGACATCGCCGCCGCCGCGCTGATCGCCGGCGAGGCGGGAGCGGTCGTCACCGATGCGCTGGGCGCGCCCATTGGCTGGAACAGCCCGACGGCTGAGCTGTTCGGTGTGCTCGCCGCCGTGCCCGGCATCCATGATGCCGCCCGCGCGCGGCTGTCCGAACGGGCGGCGCGCGCCGCCCGGCGCGACTGA